The following are encoded together in the Bos taurus isolate L1 Dominette 01449 registration number 42190680 breed Hereford chromosome 10, ARS-UCD2.0, whole genome shotgun sequence genome:
- the LOC101905997 gene encoding cytochrome c oxidase subunit 7C, mitochondrial-like, giving the protein MQLSSFHVLGRLYSKSYKRQLEEQGREARSGRFAAAISSASGLWIFRRASNSAVLGQSVWRFTTSVVRRSHYEEGPGKNIPFSVENKWRLLAMMTLFFGSGFAAPFFIVRHQLLKK; this is encoded by the coding sequence aTGCAGTTGAGCTCATTTCATGTGCTAggaaggttatactcaaaatcctacAAGAGGCAGTTGGAGGAGCAAGGTCGTGAGGCAAGGAGCGGTAGGTTTGCAGCCGCCATTTCTTCCGCCTCCGGTCTCTGGATCTTTCGTAGAGCGTCCAACAGTGCTGTGTTGGGACAGAGCGTCTGGAGGTTCACAACCTCAGTGGTTCGTCGGAGCCACTATGAGGAGGGTCCAGGGAAGAATATACCATTTTCAGTGGAAAACAAGTGGAGATTACTAGCTATGATGACTTTGTTCTTTGGGTCTGGATTTGCTgcacctttctttatagtaagACACCAACTGCTTAAAAAGTAA